One part of the Chitinivorax sp. B genome encodes these proteins:
- a CDS encoding transposase has translation MTNACARQTKPKCGKSASFAGATAESHSERMKQAIDSEAGRARHGQHFATVEPVFGNLRHNKRLNRFTLRGRRKVNTQRQLYCLVHNIEKLAHQGYGQ, from the coding sequence GTGACAAATGCCTGCGCACGCCAGACAAAACCCAAGTGCGGCAAGTCAGCTTCTTTCGCGGGGGCGACCGCAGAAAGCCATAGCGAGCGGATGAAACAAGCCATCGACAGTGAAGCCGGCAGAGCCCGCCACGGACAACACTTTGCCACCGTCGAACCGGTGTTCGGCAACCTCCGGCACAACAAACGCCTCAACCGTTTCACCCTGCGCGGCCGGCGCAAGGTTAATACCCAGCGGCAACTGTATTGTCTGGTGCACAACATCGAGAAACTGGCGCATCAGGGGTACGGGCAGTAA